A genomic segment from Nicotiana tabacum cultivar K326 chromosome 9, ASM71507v2, whole genome shotgun sequence encodes:
- the LOC107765021 gene encoding uncharacterized protein LOC107765021 isoform X5 — MANDATSGRKNKDNASNNSENKLVGKGSSSRGSGNTDGSTRSSVLETSSKQKALSPASTRKSERLEMRTPSTPPAKRKSVRLEQQNNPTPLKRSERCSSTSRSRYLGRESNSSITKKEENREKTAKKLTTEFENVSTSKKNAAASVGLKRKRLDGRTYKLLFKKQYKGGTASDHCEDDGIDGEHGSKSPSSLLREEDLVAPEERGILFNEQKSLHIHLKAEIAKLFGVIKVSEVIKHTAEKFLEYIMENHRVSKEPETILQAFQISLSWIAASIAKQKIDKDDIFLLVKQQLQFRCTKEEANNVYLKLRSLKKIFLQRLDQNAPRYPISSVKSVKEEPYKGSMSQTVVSTLLNVKTDIKDRLLDKGFSGEGSVIPKEKLMDSQREKVFKKVQCRLDRQISMLGQKQQEKIEEFHRIWEKKKEELEKEYRMEIAVLRSIHGQTAATKDRQKALETEFARKMEEHKCLKDKQLKELEANFSAMRNEEMHNSHYAVDELHLLGSDSGDGMRCSEESLNVSDSNPKTVTPVCGQHVELQCPDNVVSGMHGDVTASDAPASSQDEWHVLPVLSTNVFEASVSEEQAEITTTGRALVAAIEQSNEAGNSGGSGEEIACKVPLLSKEHTGEVASDERSQDCSLEISEAPLNKVVEHDQISEINNINQELGTENNIPENNSDSLTVDGNQRDEISFVDGNQLTPEESPADLPCLEAVPSSDNACSLRQNSVHLDECSRSSGDNGSHDNNVLLSGNQIGIQTELISGRTINNTSEAMLADSCGQHRTVGADVPIATHHTHRESASQTHVERNFIPIPGSSPHAAEPLHQAVSPAGENLVPRASVVSNISVTCNQSILPAVSRVHPQSITDLRASSQNTETAFQLVHSSAELSSQAVSQHNVNVAFFQGSNNMPVHPAHQMATWNSALPFHSDPLHIIWERAHKEREQVTKGHEDMKLHLRAECEKEIEVVAASIRKKYDLKLQEAEAAYLLKKNELDMNQKIVLMNKALANAFRFKCIDLEVTGRPVMQEVVPPAYMQHQVWWQHSLRSSPMTGSSSASEQASALACLRSSPISGLSSARLPVGGQPTPVPYLPVADYSIHSGGTSRPTLRSPPAADQQTAAFSHSTAFPTGIVTRPPLISIISPSRGNPRLGGDIRAPAPHLQPFRVPTSTLVSSSSTLPNGVQGHPRPVKVAASSCSHPQLSSLRSTSVPLQVLHHEIQPPIVPQLAVNLSNSGSTSLDHGLGGMPAIQNAYLSARELLLDMENQSRANRPNFMLPLSDIGCNIDSVDLSDFHSLGSVQGGSSSAGKATNQVPVRKSQKLWRSRKITDKIAVLQKLVSPRAKADAAASVLHEAYNSIKALQDQIQNLCNMESTSHNSDSLFHAQGGTN, encoded by the exons ATGGCTAATGATGCTACATCTGGGAGAAAAAATAAGGACAATGCGAGTAATAACTCAGAGAACAAACTGGTTGGTAAAGGATCATCAAGTCGTGGTTCTGGAAATACAGATGGATCCACAAGAAGCTCAGTTCTGGAAACCTCATCGAAACAAAAGGCTTTAAGCCCTGCAAGTACAAGGAAGTCTGAGCGCCTAGAGATGCGAACACCATCTACTCCTCCTGCTAAGAGGAAATCTGTGAGACTTGAACAACAGAATAATCCGACACCCTTAAAAAGGTCTGAGAGGTGCTCTTCTACATCAAGATCAAGGTACTTAGGGAGAGAATCCAATTCGTCTATTACAAAGAAGGAGGAGAACCGAGAGAAGACTGCGAAGAAGCTGACAACAGAATTTGAAAATGTTAGCACTAGCAAGAAAAATGCTGCAGCATCTGTTGGCTTAAAAAGGAAGAGACTGGATGGCAGAACTTACAAATTATTATTCAAAAAGCAATATAAAGGAGGTACTGCATCGG ATCATTGTGAAGATGATGGTATTGATGGGGAGCATGGTTCTAAATCTCCATCTAGTTTGTTGCGTGAGGAAGACCTGGTTGCGCCTGAAGAAAGAGGAATCCTGTTCAATGAGCAGAAGAGCCTCCATATCCATCTAAAAGCTGAGATTGCAAAACTTTTTGGAGTGATAAAAGTTTCG GAAGTCATCAAGCATACTGCAGAAAAATTTCTGGAATATATTATGGAGAATCATCGTGTTAGTAAGGAACCTGAAACAATTTTGCAGGCTTTCCAGATATCTCTG TCTTGGATTGCAGCTTCAATCGCGAAGCAAAAGATTGACAAAGACGATATATTCTTGCTCGTAAAACAACAGTTACAGTTTAGATGCACTAAAGAAGAGGCAAACAATGTCTATCTGAAGCTGCGTTCCTTAAAGAAGATATTTTTGCAGAGATTGGATCAGAATGCTCCAAGATATCCTATATCATCAGTGAAATCTGTTAAAGAAGAGCCATACAAGGGAAGCATGTCGCAAACAGTAGTATCTACCCTACTGAATGTGAAAACCGATATCAAAGACAGGTTACTAGATAAAGGATTCAGTGGTGAAGGCAGTGTAATTCCTAAGGAAAAACTTATGGATAGTCAAAGGGAAAAGGTCTTTAAGAAGGTTCAGTGCAGACTTGACAGGCAAATATCCATGCTGGGACAAAAGCAACAAGAAAAAATTGAGGAGTTCCATAGAATCTgggagaagaaaaaggaagagctAGAGAAGGAGTACAGAATGGAGATAGCTGTTCTTCGCTCTATACATGGTCAGACTGCAGCAACTAAGGATAGACAAAAAGCATTAGAAACTGAGTTTGCAAGGAAAATGGAAGAGCACAAATGCCTTAAGGACAAGCAACTCAAAGAGCTTGAGGCTAATTTCTCTGCTATGAGGAATGAGGAGATGCATAATTCCCATTATGCGGTTGATGAGCTCCATTTGCTTGGATCTGATTCTGGGGACGGCATGAGGTGCTCCGAGGAAAGTTTAAATGTCTCTGACAGTAATCCCAAGACTGTTACCCCTGTATGTGGACAGCATGTTGAGTTACAGTGTCCGGACAATGTTGTCTCTGGCATGCATGGTGACGTGACAGCATCTGATGCACCTGCATCTTCTCAAGACGAGTGGCATGTTCTTCCTGTTCTATCTACTAATGTCTTCGAAGCTTCAGTTTCAGAAGAGCAAGCTGAGATCACCACCACGGGGAGAGCATTGGTTGCTGCAATTGAGCAGTCCAATGAAGCAGGTAATTCAGGTGGCAGTGGAGAGGAAATTGCTTGTAAGGTTCCTCTACTTTCCAAAGAACATACTGGTGAAGTCGCATCAGACGAGCGAAGTCAAGACTGTTCACTGGAAATATCTGAAGCTCCTCTTAACAAAGTTGTGGAACATGATCAAATTTCTGAAATAAATAACATTAATCAAGAACTGGGTACAGAAAATAATATTCCGGAAAATAATTCTGATTCACTAACTGTTGATGGAAACCAGAGAGACGAAATTAGCTTCGTTGATGGAAACCAATTAACTCCAGAGGAATCGCCAGCAGACTTGCCTTGTTTAGAAGCAGTTCCTTCTTCCGATAATGCTTGTTCTTTGCGGCAAAATTCT GTACATTTGGATGAATGTTCCCGGTCTTCAGGAGATAATGGATCACATGATAATAATGTGCTACTTAGTGGAAACCAGATTGGAATACAAACTGAACTTATTTCTGGACGGACTATAAACAACACTTCTGAAGCAATGTTAGCTGACAGTTGTGGGCAACATCGTACAGTAGGTGCTGATGTTCCCATTGCCACTCACCATACTCACAGAGAGAGTGCATCTCAAACCCATGTTGAAAGAAACTTTATTCCAATCCCTGGATCCTCCCCCCATGCAGCAGAACCTTTACATCAAGCTGTTTCTCCAGCTGGGGAAAATCTGGTGCCTCGTGCATCTGTTGTCTCAAACATAAGTGTTACTTGCAATCAATCAATCTTACCAGCAGTCAGCAGAGTGCATCCTCAATCCATTACTGATCTTCGTGCATCTTCTCAGAATACTGAAACTGCGTTTCAATTGGTTCATAGTTCCGCTGAGCTTTCTAGTCAAGCAGTCTCTCAACATAACGTTAATGTTGCCTTTTTTCAAGGATCTAACAATATGCCAGTGCATCCTGCCCATCAGATGGCCACTTGGAATTCAGCTCTTCCTTTCCATTCTGATCCCCTTCATATCATATGGGAAAGGGCACATAAAGAAAGAGAACAAGTGACAAAAGGCCACGAGGATATG AAATTGCATCTGAGAGCTGAGTGCGAGAAGGAAATAGAGGTTGTTGCTGCATCAATTCGTAAGAAATATGATTTAAAGCTTCAGGAGGCTGAGGCAGCATATCTTTTGAAGAAGAATGAGCTTGATATGAATCAGAAAATAGTTCTCATGAATAAGGCTCTGGCTAATGCTTTCAGATTTAAATGCATAGATCTTGAAGTTACTGGGCGTCCAGTTATGCAGGAag TTGTGCCTCCTGCTTATATGCAGCATCAGGTATGGTGGCAGCATAGTTTGAGGTCTTCTCCTATGACTGGTTCATCTTCTGCCAGCGAGCAAGCTTCAGCCCTAGCTTGTTTAAGATCTTCCCCAATCAGTGGTTTGTCTTCAGCTCGCCTACCTGTGGGGGGCCAGCCGACTCCTGTCCCATATTTACCAGTTGCTGATTATTCAATACATTCTGGGGGAACCTCTCGGCCTACATTAAGATCTCCACCTGCAGCTGATCAGCAGACTGCTGCTTTTAGTCATTCAACAGCATTTCCTACAGGAATTGTAACCCGGCCGCCTCTCATTAGCATAATCAGCCCTTCCAGGGGTAATCCTCGATTAGGTGGCGATATTCGTGCTCCAGCCCCTCATCTTCAGCCTTTCAGGGTACCTACATCAACCCTTGTTAGCAGCTCATCGACCCTTCCAAACGGTGTGCAAGGTCATCCACGACCTGTTAAGGTGGCTGCATCATCATGTTCACATCCGCAACTTTCATCTCTACGATCAACATCAGTCCCATTGCAAGTTTTGCATCATGAAATACAGCCACCCATAGTGCCACAATTAGCTGTAAATCTTTCGAATTCTGGGAGTACATCATTGGACCATGGACTTGGAGGAATGCCTGCTATACAGAATGCATATCTCTCTGCACGGGAATTGCTTCTAGACATGGAGAATCAATCTCGTGCAAACAGGCCTAATTTTATGCTACCTTTATCAGATATTGGCTGTAACATTGATTCAGTAGACCTATCTGACTTTCATTCACTGGGCAGTGTACAGGGAGGTTCTTCCTCTGCTGGGAAAGCTACTAAT CAGGTGCCAGTGAGGAAAAGCCAGAAGCTCTGGAGAAGCCGGAAGATAACGGACAAGATTGCAGTGCTGCAAAAGCTAGTTTCTCCCCGTGCCAAG
- the LOC107765021 gene encoding uncharacterized protein LOC107765021 isoform X3 has product MANDATSGRKNKDNASNNSENKLVGKGSSSRGSGNTDGSTRSSVLETSSKQKALSPASTRKSERLEMRTPSTPPAKRKSVRLEQQNNPTPLKRSERCSSTSRSRYLGRESNSSITKKEENREKTAKKLTTEFENVSTSKKNAAASVGLKRKRLDGRTYKLLFKKQYKGGTASDHCEDDGIDGEHGSKSPSSLLREEDLVAPEERGILFNEQKSLHIHLKAEIAKLFGVIKVSEVIKHTAEKFLEYIMENHRVSKEPETILQAFQISLSWIAASIAKQKIDKDDIFLLVKQQLQFRCTKEEANNVYLKLRSLKKIFLQRLDQNAPRYPISSVKSVKEEPYKGSMSQTVVSTLLNVKTDIKDRLLDKGFSGEGSVIPKEKLMDSQREKVFKKVQCRLDRQISMLGQKQQEKIEEFHRIWEKKKEELEKEYRMEIAVLRSIHGQTAATKDRQKALETEFARKMEEHKCLKDKQLKELEANFSAMRNEEMHNSHYAVDELHLLGSDSGDGMRCSEESLNVSDSNPKTVTPVCGQHVELQCPDNVVSGMHGDVTASDAPASSQDEWHVLPVLSTNVFEASVSEEQAEITTTGRALVAAIEQSNEAGNSGGSGEEIACKVPLLSKEHTGEVASDERSQDCSLEISEAPLNKVVEHDQISEINNINQELGTENNIPENNSDSLTVDGNQRDEISFVDGNQLTPEESPADLPCLEAVPSSDNACSLRQNSVHLDECSRSSGDNGSHDNNVLLSGNQIGIQTELISGRTINNTSEAMLADSCGQHRTVGADVPIATHHTHRESASQTHVERNFIPIPGSSPHAAEPLHQAVSPAGENLVPRASVVSNISVTCNQSILPAVSRVHPQSITDLRASSQNTETAFQLVHSSAELSSQAVSQHNVNVAFFQGSNNMPVHPAHQMATWNSALPFHSDPLHIIWERAHKEREQVTKGHEDMKLHLRAECEKEIEVVAASIRKKYDLKLQEAEAAYLLKKNELDMNQKIVLMNKALANAFRFKCIDLEVTGRPVMQEVVPPAYMQHQVWWQHSLRSSPMTGSSSASEQASALACLRSSPISGLSSARLPVGGQPTPVPYLPVADYSIHSGGTSRPTLRSPPAADQQTAAFSHSTAFPTGIVTRPPLISIISPSRGNPRLGGDIRAPAPHLQPFRVPTSTLVSSSSTLPNGVQGHPRPVKVAASSCSHPQLSSLRSTSVPLQVLHHEIQPPIVPQLAVNLSNSGSTSLDHGLGGMPAIQNAYLSARELLLDMENQSRANRPNFMLPLSDIGCNIDSVDLSDFHSLGSVQGGSSSAGKATNQVPVRKSQKLWRSRKITDKIAVLQKLVSPRAKADAAASVLHEAYNSIKALQDQIQNLCNMESTSHNSDSLFHAQQGGTN; this is encoded by the exons ATGGCTAATGATGCTACATCTGGGAGAAAAAATAAGGACAATGCGAGTAATAACTCAGAGAACAAACTGGTTGGTAAAGGATCATCAAGTCGTGGTTCTGGAAATACAGATGGATCCACAAGAAGCTCAGTTCTGGAAACCTCATCGAAACAAAAGGCTTTAAGCCCTGCAAGTACAAGGAAGTCTGAGCGCCTAGAGATGCGAACACCATCTACTCCTCCTGCTAAGAGGAAATCTGTGAGACTTGAACAACAGAATAATCCGACACCCTTAAAAAGGTCTGAGAGGTGCTCTTCTACATCAAGATCAAGGTACTTAGGGAGAGAATCCAATTCGTCTATTACAAAGAAGGAGGAGAACCGAGAGAAGACTGCGAAGAAGCTGACAACAGAATTTGAAAATGTTAGCACTAGCAAGAAAAATGCTGCAGCATCTGTTGGCTTAAAAAGGAAGAGACTGGATGGCAGAACTTACAAATTATTATTCAAAAAGCAATATAAAGGAGGTACTGCATCGG ATCATTGTGAAGATGATGGTATTGATGGGGAGCATGGTTCTAAATCTCCATCTAGTTTGTTGCGTGAGGAAGACCTGGTTGCGCCTGAAGAAAGAGGAATCCTGTTCAATGAGCAGAAGAGCCTCCATATCCATCTAAAAGCTGAGATTGCAAAACTTTTTGGAGTGATAAAAGTTTCG GAAGTCATCAAGCATACTGCAGAAAAATTTCTGGAATATATTATGGAGAATCATCGTGTTAGTAAGGAACCTGAAACAATTTTGCAGGCTTTCCAGATATCTCTG TCTTGGATTGCAGCTTCAATCGCGAAGCAAAAGATTGACAAAGACGATATATTCTTGCTCGTAAAACAACAGTTACAGTTTAGATGCACTAAAGAAGAGGCAAACAATGTCTATCTGAAGCTGCGTTCCTTAAAGAAGATATTTTTGCAGAGATTGGATCAGAATGCTCCAAGATATCCTATATCATCAGTGAAATCTGTTAAAGAAGAGCCATACAAGGGAAGCATGTCGCAAACAGTAGTATCTACCCTACTGAATGTGAAAACCGATATCAAAGACAGGTTACTAGATAAAGGATTCAGTGGTGAAGGCAGTGTAATTCCTAAGGAAAAACTTATGGATAGTCAAAGGGAAAAGGTCTTTAAGAAGGTTCAGTGCAGACTTGACAGGCAAATATCCATGCTGGGACAAAAGCAACAAGAAAAAATTGAGGAGTTCCATAGAATCTgggagaagaaaaaggaagagctAGAGAAGGAGTACAGAATGGAGATAGCTGTTCTTCGCTCTATACATGGTCAGACTGCAGCAACTAAGGATAGACAAAAAGCATTAGAAACTGAGTTTGCAAGGAAAATGGAAGAGCACAAATGCCTTAAGGACAAGCAACTCAAAGAGCTTGAGGCTAATTTCTCTGCTATGAGGAATGAGGAGATGCATAATTCCCATTATGCGGTTGATGAGCTCCATTTGCTTGGATCTGATTCTGGGGACGGCATGAGGTGCTCCGAGGAAAGTTTAAATGTCTCTGACAGTAATCCCAAGACTGTTACCCCTGTATGTGGACAGCATGTTGAGTTACAGTGTCCGGACAATGTTGTCTCTGGCATGCATGGTGACGTGACAGCATCTGATGCACCTGCATCTTCTCAAGACGAGTGGCATGTTCTTCCTGTTCTATCTACTAATGTCTTCGAAGCTTCAGTTTCAGAAGAGCAAGCTGAGATCACCACCACGGGGAGAGCATTGGTTGCTGCAATTGAGCAGTCCAATGAAGCAGGTAATTCAGGTGGCAGTGGAGAGGAAATTGCTTGTAAGGTTCCTCTACTTTCCAAAGAACATACTGGTGAAGTCGCATCAGACGAGCGAAGTCAAGACTGTTCACTGGAAATATCTGAAGCTCCTCTTAACAAAGTTGTGGAACATGATCAAATTTCTGAAATAAATAACATTAATCAAGAACTGGGTACAGAAAATAATATTCCGGAAAATAATTCTGATTCACTAACTGTTGATGGAAACCAGAGAGACGAAATTAGCTTCGTTGATGGAAACCAATTAACTCCAGAGGAATCGCCAGCAGACTTGCCTTGTTTAGAAGCAGTTCCTTCTTCCGATAATGCTTGTTCTTTGCGGCAAAATTCT GTACATTTGGATGAATGTTCCCGGTCTTCAGGAGATAATGGATCACATGATAATAATGTGCTACTTAGTGGAAACCAGATTGGAATACAAACTGAACTTATTTCTGGACGGACTATAAACAACACTTCTGAAGCAATGTTAGCTGACAGTTGTGGGCAACATCGTACAGTAGGTGCTGATGTTCCCATTGCCACTCACCATACTCACAGAGAGAGTGCATCTCAAACCCATGTTGAAAGAAACTTTATTCCAATCCCTGGATCCTCCCCCCATGCAGCAGAACCTTTACATCAAGCTGTTTCTCCAGCTGGGGAAAATCTGGTGCCTCGTGCATCTGTTGTCTCAAACATAAGTGTTACTTGCAATCAATCAATCTTACCAGCAGTCAGCAGAGTGCATCCTCAATCCATTACTGATCTTCGTGCATCTTCTCAGAATACTGAAACTGCGTTTCAATTGGTTCATAGTTCCGCTGAGCTTTCTAGTCAAGCAGTCTCTCAACATAACGTTAATGTTGCCTTTTTTCAAGGATCTAACAATATGCCAGTGCATCCTGCCCATCAGATGGCCACTTGGAATTCAGCTCTTCCTTTCCATTCTGATCCCCTTCATATCATATGGGAAAGGGCACATAAAGAAAGAGAACAAGTGACAAAAGGCCACGAGGATATG AAATTGCATCTGAGAGCTGAGTGCGAGAAGGAAATAGAGGTTGTTGCTGCATCAATTCGTAAGAAATATGATTTAAAGCTTCAGGAGGCTGAGGCAGCATATCTTTTGAAGAAGAATGAGCTTGATATGAATCAGAAAATAGTTCTCATGAATAAGGCTCTGGCTAATGCTTTCAGATTTAAATGCATAGATCTTGAAGTTACTGGGCGTCCAGTTATGCAGGAag TTGTGCCTCCTGCTTATATGCAGCATCAGGTATGGTGGCAGCATAGTTTGAGGTCTTCTCCTATGACTGGTTCATCTTCTGCCAGCGAGCAAGCTTCAGCCCTAGCTTGTTTAAGATCTTCCCCAATCAGTGGTTTGTCTTCAGCTCGCCTACCTGTGGGGGGCCAGCCGACTCCTGTCCCATATTTACCAGTTGCTGATTATTCAATACATTCTGGGGGAACCTCTCGGCCTACATTAAGATCTCCACCTGCAGCTGATCAGCAGACTGCTGCTTTTAGTCATTCAACAGCATTTCCTACAGGAATTGTAACCCGGCCGCCTCTCATTAGCATAATCAGCCCTTCCAGGGGTAATCCTCGATTAGGTGGCGATATTCGTGCTCCAGCCCCTCATCTTCAGCCTTTCAGGGTACCTACATCAACCCTTGTTAGCAGCTCATCGACCCTTCCAAACGGTGTGCAAGGTCATCCACGACCTGTTAAGGTGGCTGCATCATCATGTTCACATCCGCAACTTTCATCTCTACGATCAACATCAGTCCCATTGCAAGTTTTGCATCATGAAATACAGCCACCCATAGTGCCACAATTAGCTGTAAATCTTTCGAATTCTGGGAGTACATCATTGGACCATGGACTTGGAGGAATGCCTGCTATACAGAATGCATATCTCTCTGCACGGGAATTGCTTCTAGACATGGAGAATCAATCTCGTGCAAACAGGCCTAATTTTATGCTACCTTTATCAGATATTGGCTGTAACATTGATTCAGTAGACCTATCTGACTTTCATTCACTGGGCAGTGTACAGGGAGGTTCTTCCTCTGCTGGGAAAGCTACTAAT CAGGTGCCAGTGAGGAAAAGCCAGAAGCTCTGGAGAAGCCGGAAGATAACGGACAAGATTGCAGTGCTGCAAAAGCTAGTTTCTCCCCGTGCCAAG